GGATAATACAAACCCATCACTAGTTTTAAATTGAACTCCAGCGAATGATAAAACACTAGGTTTTACTTCTGTAACGTTATCTTTTTTATTATCTTCTTTATTCACTTCAGGTAAAGAAGGAGTAGGAATAACTGGAGTTGGTTTAACATTCTCCACAGGTTTATCCACATTATTTAAATTTGGTAAAACAGGATTAGGAACAACCGGAGTTGGTTTAACTACCTCAGCAGGTTTTTCTACTTTGTTTTTAGGAATATAGTGGAAGTGATCACCATGACGTACTGTATAACCATTTTCATCTTCACTTACAATATCTTTTGGATTAAATGTATAATTATCTTCTGTACTTGATGAATCTTTATGTAGCTCTTGTTTTTCGTTATTTGTTGTATTGTTTTTTGGAATATTCACAGCTGTTGTATTTGTAGTAGCTGCTGGAGCTTTAGTGTTATTTACTAAGTATTCCCATTTTGTACCTACTAATTGAGAATAAGGTATTATGTGTTGGTGACTACCGTGTTTAACTATAAATCCAAAACTGTTTTTTCCTATTATATCATTTTCACCTTTAAAGATATATCCATCACTTGTTGGAGTTGTTATTCCTACAGTCGATGCTGGTAATGAACTGTTAGTTTCTACTTTGCTTGCTTGTGATAATTGAGATCTTGATAGTTCACTTTTCTTAATATAGTGGAAATGATCTCCATGACGTACTACATAACCATCTGCAGTTTCACTTACAATATCTTTAGGATTAAATGTGTAGTGATCTCCACTCTCTTTAGATTCACTAGTTTCTCCATGATGATGGTGATGTGCATGAGCTGAAATTTCTTTAGCAGTTTTCTCATCGACAATATTACTTTGGTTTATACCTTCTTTTGGATAGTAGTAATATTTACCATTAACTTTTATAACATAACCTTCCGCAAGTTCATATTGAATATCTTCATCTTTCAATTTATAATCCTTATTTTTATAAACTAATGAATCAAGAATTTTAGCGTTATAAGGTACTAATCCTTTTTCATAGTGACTGTGATCTCCGTGAAGTGTCACGTATCCATCGTCAGTGATTTCACTAACGACAATAGAACTAACTTTGTCTGAGTAATTAATTTTCTTTGCTTGTGCTGTATTTTGTACTAGTGATGTTGTTTGGAATGTTTGTTGTTTTCCGTATTCATAACCAGCGAAGGCTGATAGTCCGATTACAAGTGAACCACAGGCACTAGTAATAATAATATTCTTTTTATTCATACATATTCTCCTTAAATATTTAATTCGCAACAATTCCGTTTTATTATAACATAGTGTTTCGGATTTGTAAATAGGAATCTTTACGGTTAATATGCGTAATTACTCTCAACTAAAAAATTTATACTTCTATAAAATTAAAAATAAAGAGTAACAATCAATTTCTAAATCGTTACTCTTTATAGTATCTTAATTATTCTTTTGTTCTCTTCTTATTAATATTGCTGCTAAGATTAACATAACTCCAACTACTTCTAAAGCTAAAGTTTTTATACCAGTTTTTGGTAATGAAGAGACTTTATTCACATTATCTATTTTTTTAGTTAATGTTTCTGGTAATTCTTCCTTCTTAACATCTACAGCTCTTTCGGGAATAATCACCTGTGCTCTTTCTTCAAGATTTTTTGCACCAATTTTTATTCGTTCTACAATTGTAAATTTACTAAAATGGTTAATATTAAACTGTAATTCTCCTTCTGAATATTTACTATTAACTTTTTCAAGAGAGATATCATTCGTAATATGATAAACTTCTAATTCAGTATTATCCTTCTTAGTTATTGCTATTTTTACCGTTCGTTCCTCGTTACTGTCTACCTTTTTATCATCTTTTTCAAAGTGGATTTCGAACGTTTCTATAACTTTATAATCATTACCTAACTTATTTTCAATAGATTTATTTAACTTATTATCATTTAAAGATTCAACATATAATTTATCAGCTGAGATACTTCCTTTTTTATATTCTACTCTTAGATCATGGCCTGATAAATTTGCAACTAACAAATCTTTATTAGGAGTCTTGTTTACATCATGATATTTTTCATTATCCGACATTGCTGGGAACTTATTATCATCATCTTGTTTTACTGGAGTTTTATCTTCTTTCGGTTCTACCAATGGTTTTCTGTCTGGTTCAATAGATGGTTTTTTATCTGGCATAACTGATGGTTTTTCTATTGGCTTTTTTTCTGGTTTCACAGGTGGTTTTCTTACCGGTTTTTCCGCTGGTTTACCTTCCGGTTTCACAGGTGGTTTTCTAACTGGTTTATCAGTCGGCTTCACCGGTGGTTTATTTCCTGATTTTTCTGGTATATTCTCTGGTGGAATAGGTTCAACATCTGGTCGAACACCGTTCTCATCAATTATTACTTTATTATCAGCTGAAATATTAGTATTTGCTGCTGCATTTGTCGTATCAATTTCCCCAGCACTTAACCCAATAATAATACTTGTAACACCGACTATTACTTTTCTAATAGAATATCTATATCTATTTCTCTTCACTTCTATTCTCCTAAAATGATTATAAAATCTATTTAAACTTTCTAACTATTATATTATACATTACCATTTTCATCAAGTAAAAGTCATAAAAAAAGTTTGATTAGAATTCAAATTACTAATCAAACTTTTTTTATTTTTATCTAGATAAAAATGAGAAAAATCCACTTATAATAGCAACATTAAAGAAGTCAATAAATAATGCTCCTACTATTGGCATTACAAAGAATGCTATATGTGAGTGTTTATATTTATCACAAACACTTTGCATATTCGCAATACCGTTTGGTGTTGCTCCAAGTCCAAATCCAACGTGTCCTGCAGATAATACAGCAGCATCATAATTTCCACCCATTACTCTAAATGTAACGAAGTAGATAAATACCCATGCTAATACTGCTTGAGCTAATAATAAAGCAGCAAGTTGTCCTGCGACACTACTTAGTTCCCATAGTTTTAAACTTATCATAGCCATTCCTAAGAATAGATTTAATGAAACATCCTCTAAAATATGAATTTCTTCATAGTGTAAATCAAACTTGCTTGTATGGTCTGTTACATTTCTTAAAATTGCCGCTACAATCATCGGCCCAATATAGTTCGGGAAGTTTAAAAAATGATTTAAAAATGTTGATACATAACTACCGATAAACATTGAAAGTAAAATTAAGAAAAATGCTTTAGCGAAATTCTCACCATCTAATTTCTTAACATCATTATTGAATAAAAATTCATCGTTATGTACTTTTTCATTTTCAACTTCTTCAGCTAATACTTTTAACTTTTTACCATTAATTAGTCTGTTTGCTAATGGTCCTCCAAGACTAGATCCTGCAATCAAACCAAAAGTTGCTGCCGCAATAGCAACACTCTTGGCACCTGTGTGGCCCAATTCCTCAACGATTGGTGCCATCGCAGCCGCAGTCCCATGTCCACCTGTCATTGC
This is a stretch of genomic DNA from Gemella haemolysans. It encodes these proteins:
- a CDS encoding YSIRK signal domain/LPXTG anchor domain surface protein — its product is MKRNRYRYSIRKVIVGVTSIIIGLSAGEIDTTNAAANTNISADNKVIIDENGVRPDVEPIPPENIPEKSGNKPPVKPTDKPVRKPPVKPEGKPAEKPVRKPPVKPEKKPIEKPSVMPDKKPSIEPDRKPLVEPKEDKTPVKQDDDNKFPAMSDNEKYHDVNKTPNKDLLVANLSGHDLRVEYKKGSISADKLYVESLNDNKLNKSIENKLGNDYKVIETFEIHFEKDDKKVDSNEERTVKIAITKKDNTELEVYHITNDISLEKVNSKYSEGELQFNINHFSKFTIVERIKIGAKNLEERAQVIIPERAVDVKKEELPETLTKKIDNVNKVSSLPKTGIKTLALEVVGVMLILAAILIRREQKNN
- the gltS gene encoding sodium/glutamate symporter; translation: MFNIKMDMIQTVGLAVVILIIGRFLRSRVKFFETYCIPSPVIGGFLFAILNLVLRQTNLVIFEFDNTLQSFFMTVFFTSIGFNASWRLLKVGGRKVVMFLLMAIILVVLQNIVAVGIGYATGIDPLIALLTGSTAMTGGHGTAAAMAPIVEELGHTGAKSVAIAAATFGLIAGSSLGGPLANRLINGKKLKVLAEEVENEKVHNDEFLFNNDVKKLDGENFAKAFFLILLSMFIGSYVSTFLNHFLNFPNYIGPMIVAAILRNVTDHTSKFDLHYEEIHILEDVSLNLFLGMAMISLKLWELSSVAGQLAALLLAQAVLAWVFIYFVTFRVMGGNYDAAVLSAGHVGFGLGATPNGIANMQSVCDKYKHSHIAFFVMPIVGALFIDFFNVAIISGFFSFLSR